TGTATAGCATCCCTGTTGTGCCTGAATGAATTTTACTGCTTCCTGCAAACCATTCATGAATTTTTCAAAATCTTCTTTATATAAAAAGATTTTGTGCTTTTCAAAGCTCACTTGTGAATCTTCACCCTCACCCATTATTACTTTCTTGCTCTCGGTTATGGCGAGAAACATTTCGTCTTTCCTGTTTTTCTTGACGTCTAAATAGTAGATGCGCTTACCTGCCTTGATGGATTGGGAAAATACAATTTCCTTGTCGTTCATATCCGTAGCATTTTTCTTTTTTAAGTCTTCCATATTTTAGGTTTCTTGTTGTAATCGGGGTCAAAATTGACGATTTTTTTTAAACTGTCAAAAGAAAAAGGACGGATATTCAACATCTGCATTAAAAAATGTGATTTATTTGTGTAAACTCATTAAAAATGCCTACTTTTGCAGCTCGTTAAAACACCAGTATTTACTTTAGAATTATGATTAACAGAGTTCTTATTCGTCTTAAGATTATACAGATTGTATATGCTTACTATCAGAACGGCAGTAAAAATTTAGACTCAGCGGAGAAAGAATTGTTCTTTAGCCTTTCCAAGGCTTATGACCTTTACAATTACTTACTGATGCTGATGATAGCTCTGACGAACTACGCACAAAAGCGCATTGATGCGGCAAAGTCCAAGCTGGCTCCTACGGCCGAGGAGCTATATCCCAACATG
Above is a window of Bacteroides helcogenes P 36-108 DNA encoding:
- a CDS encoding PUR family DNA/RNA-binding protein, producing MEDLKKKNATDMNDKEIVFSQSIKAGKRIYYLDVKKNRKDEMFLAITESKKVIMGEGEDSQVSFEKHKIFLYKEDFEKFMNGLQEAVKFIQAQQGCYTKSANDAGTTDMEVSKTEIQTEEASSLNDEIKIDIDF